One Streptomyces sp. ML-6 genomic region harbors:
- a CDS encoding zinc-ribbon domain-containing protein, which produces MIIFGTRGYLYQLAVLTLVCGWCGNPAAHTLRKRVTKFTLFFVPLFPFSTKYATQCTFCGGEQQIPKEQADQLLAQQAAAQNGNPFGGPQGQPGYAQGAPGQNPYQN; this is translated from the coding sequence ATGATCATTTTCGGCACGCGAGGCTATCTGTACCAGCTGGCCGTATTGACGCTCGTCTGCGGCTGGTGCGGCAATCCGGCCGCCCACACGCTGCGCAAGAGGGTCACGAAGTTCACCCTGTTCTTCGTGCCGCTGTTCCCGTTCTCGACGAAGTACGCGACCCAGTGCACGTTCTGCGGCGGCGAGCAGCAGATACCGAAGGAGCAGGCCGACCAGCTGCTGGCGCAGCAGGCTGCCGCGCAGAACGGCAACCCGTTCGGCGGGCCGCAGGGGCAGCCGGGGTACGCGCAGGGCGCCCCGGGGCAGAACCCGTACCAGAACTGA